Within Candidatus Binataceae bacterium, the genomic segment ATGGGCACGCCTCCCTGCGGGATCTCGACCACCACGTTAACGTCGTGAGGTGGCTTTCGGCCGACCGCAATTTTACTCAGATCCATGGGTAAACACCCCTGCGACGCCTGACAGCAGGATACACCGCCTACGGGTGAGGTGAGCGGGCGGGGCGCCGGAGCTGTGAGCAAGAGCGCAATTGGTGCGAGGGGCGGGACTTGAACCCGCACGGTATTTCTACCACGAGCCCCTCAAACTCGCGTGTCTGCCTGTTTCACCACCCTCGCACGGGGGTTATTGATGGGCCGGCGGTTTGGCCGGGATCTTGGGCGCCATTGGTGCTGGTACGGCGGGCGCGCTGATGGGTGGCGCGCCGTTAAAGACGCTGGCGCTGACGCGATGGGTCGAGCTGTAGGCCAAATATAGCGAAGTGCAAAAGAAGGTCACCGCCAGCCCGCCGGTCAAACGGGTGAGAAAATTGCCGGCCCCACTGGAGCCGAACACAGTCTGGCTGGAACCACCAAAAACCGCGCCAATATCCGCGCCTTTGCCCTGCTGTAGCAAAACCACCACGCACAGCACCAGGCACACGACCACATGAAAAGCTAAAACGACTGTGTACATCGAATGCTCTTAGCCCAAACCC encodes:
- the secG gene encoding preprotein translocase subunit SecG, which produces MYTVVLAFHVVVCLVLCVVVLLQQGKGADIGAVFGGSSQTVFGSSGAGNFLTRLTGGLAVTFFCTSLYLAYSSTHRVSASVFNGAPPISAPAVPAPMAPKIPAKPPAHQ